From a single Ailuropoda melanoleuca isolate Jingjing chromosome 12, ASM200744v2, whole genome shotgun sequence genomic region:
- the C12H19orf54 gene encoding UPF0692 protein C19orf54 homolog isoform X3 — protein sequence MISSCSPPVEPPAPPQTPVPQVPITPVPPPPNIPNLAFPPPSSLQAPIPPPPPPPPPPVRGLAPPHVFGLEKSQLLKEALEKAGPVPRSRDDVKRLLKLHKDRFRSDLQWILFCADLPSLIQEGPQCGLVALWMAGTLLAPPSGVPLERLVQMAMERGYTAQGEMFSVADMGKLAREALGCQAEQLCGGLGGPNRTRVLQHLVSGHPLLIPYDEDFNHEPCQRKGYKAHWAVSTGVLLGVQAVPSLGYSEDPELPGQELALPAVGLQPGPGQQPTADRFLTLTGHRRPGVRGACWRSAGRPLWPGPAPQATGLQPLACGSPEPR from the exons ATGATTTCTTCTTGCTCTCCTCCCGTcgagcccccagcccctccacaaACCCCTGTTCCCCAAGTCCCCATCACTCCAGTTCCTCCACCCCCAAACATCCCCAATTTAGCTTTTCCACCTCCCTCAAGTCTCCAGGcccctattcccccacccccaccgccgcCTCCACCTCCTGTCAGGGGACTGGCTCCCCCTCATGTGTTCGGCCTAGAGAAGAGCCAGCTCCTGAAGGAGGCCTTGGAGAAGGCCGGCCCAGTCCCCAGGAGCAGAGATGATGTGAAGAGACTCCTGAAGCTGCACAAGGACCG TTTCAGAAGTGACTTGCAGTGGATCCTCTTCTGTGCCGACCTGCCCTCCCTCATCCAGGAAGGCCCTCA GTGTGGGCTGGTGGCCTTGTGGATGGCAGGCACGCTCCTGGCACCACCCAGCGGCGTCCCCCTGGAGAGACTGGTGCAGATGGCCATGGAGAGAGGCTACACAGCCCAGGGAGAGATGTTCTCTG TGGCCGACATGGGCAAGCTGGCCCGGGAGGCACTGGGCTGCCAGGCTGAGCAGCTCTGCGGTGGCCTGGGCGGTCCCAACAGAACCCGTGTCCTGCAGCACCTTGTCTCCGGACATCCCCTGCTCATCCC CTACGACGAGGACTTCAACCACGAGCCGTGTCAGAGGAAGGGTTACAAGGCCCACTGGGCCGTGAGCACAG GGGTCCTGCTGGGTGTGCAGGCTGTGCCAAGCCTCGGCTACTCCGAGGACCCCGAGCTGCCAG GGCAAGAGTTGGCATTACCAGCTGTGGGACTACAACCAGGTCCGGGACAGCAACCTACAGCTGACAGATTTCTCACCCTCACGGGCCACCGACGGCCGGGCGTACGTGGTGCCTGCTGGCGGAGTGCGGGCCGGCCTCTGTGGCCAGGCCCTGCTCCTCAGGCCACGGGACTCCAGCCACTAGCCTGCGGCAGCCCTGAGCCACGCTGA
- the C12H19orf54 gene encoding UPF0692 protein C19orf54 homolog isoform X1 — protein MISSCSPPVEPPAPPQTPVPQVPITPVPPPPNIPNLAFPPPSSLQAPIPPPPPPPPPPVRGLAPPHVFGLEKSQLLKEALEKAGPVPRSRDDVKRLLKLHKDRFRSDLQWILFCADLPSLIQEGPQCGLVALWMAGTLLAPPSGVPLERLVQMAMERGYTAQGEMFSVADMGKLAREALGCQAEQLCGGLGGPNRTRVLQHLVSGHPLLIPYDEDFNHEPCQRKGYKAHWAVSTDRRKPLGDDACSVERHLPPFATSCRSQDLKACSLQAGHPGSSPSPAVCPADCSVTRHGGSTHTYPEGQHQVKAHSRSQPPLSSQGSCWVCRLCQASATPRTPSCQGKSWHYQLWDYNQVRDSNLQLTDFSPSRATDGRAYVVPAGGVRAGLCGQALLLRPRDSSH, from the exons ATGATTTCTTCTTGCTCTCCTCCCGTcgagcccccagcccctccacaaACCCCTGTTCCCCAAGTCCCCATCACTCCAGTTCCTCCACCCCCAAACATCCCCAATTTAGCTTTTCCACCTCCCTCAAGTCTCCAGGcccctattcccccacccccaccgccgcCTCCACCTCCTGTCAGGGGACTGGCTCCCCCTCATGTGTTCGGCCTAGAGAAGAGCCAGCTCCTGAAGGAGGCCTTGGAGAAGGCCGGCCCAGTCCCCAGGAGCAGAGATGATGTGAAGAGACTCCTGAAGCTGCACAAGGACCG TTTCAGAAGTGACTTGCAGTGGATCCTCTTCTGTGCCGACCTGCCCTCCCTCATCCAGGAAGGCCCTCA GTGTGGGCTGGTGGCCTTGTGGATGGCAGGCACGCTCCTGGCACCACCCAGCGGCGTCCCCCTGGAGAGACTGGTGCAGATGGCCATGGAGAGAGGCTACACAGCCCAGGGAGAGATGTTCTCTG TGGCCGACATGGGCAAGCTGGCCCGGGAGGCACTGGGCTGCCAGGCTGAGCAGCTCTGCGGTGGCCTGGGCGGTCCCAACAGAACCCGTGTCCTGCAGCACCTTGTCTCCGGACATCCCCTGCTCATCCC CTACGACGAGGACTTCAACCACGAGCCGTGTCAGAGGAAGGGTTACAAGGCCCACTGGGCCGTGAGCACAG ACCGCAGGAAACCACTGGGTGATGATGCCTGCTCGGTTGAACGCCACCTCCCCCCCTTTGCTACCAGCTGTAGAAGCCAGGATCTAAAAGCCTGTAGCCTTCAAGCCGGACACCCTGGGTCCAGTCCCAGCCCAGCCGTATGCCCCGCCGACTGCTCCGTGACACGGCATGGAGGCAGCACCCACACCTACCCCGAAGGGCAGCACCAAGTCAAGGCTCACTCCCGCTCACAGCCTCCCCTCTCCTCGCAGGGGTCCTGCTGGGTGTGCAGGCTGTGCCAAGCCTCGGCTACTCCGAGGACCCCGAGCTGCCAG GGCAAGAGTTGGCATTACCAGCTGTGGGACTACAACCAGGTCCGGGACAGCAACCTACAGCTGACAGATTTCTCACCCTCACGGGCCACCGACGGCCGGGCGTACGTGGTGCCTGCTGGCGGAGTGCGGGCCGGCCTCTGTGGCCAGGCCCTGCTCCTCAGGCCACGGGACTCCAGCCACTAG
- the C12H19orf54 gene encoding UPF0692 protein C19orf54 homolog isoform X2, with protein MISSCSPPVEPPAPPQTPVPQVPITPVPPPPNIPNLAFPPPSSLQAPIPPPPPPPPPPVRGLAPPHVFGLEKSQLLKEALEKAGPVPRSRDDVKRLLKLHKDRFRSDLQWILFCADLPSLIQEGPQCGLVALWMAGTLLAPPSGVPLERLVQMAMERGYTAQGEMFSVADMGKLAREALGCQAEQLCGGLGGPNRTRVLQHLVSGHPLLIPYDEDFNHEPCQRKGYKAHWAVSTGVLLGVQAVPSLGYSEDPELPGLYHPVPSTPRQPPALPEEGSPGAVYLLSKQGKSWHYQLWDYNQVRDSNLQLTDFSPSRATDGRAYVVPAGGVRAGLCGQALLLRPRDSSH; from the exons ATGATTTCTTCTTGCTCTCCTCCCGTcgagcccccagcccctccacaaACCCCTGTTCCCCAAGTCCCCATCACTCCAGTTCCTCCACCCCCAAACATCCCCAATTTAGCTTTTCCACCTCCCTCAAGTCTCCAGGcccctattcccccacccccaccgccgcCTCCACCTCCTGTCAGGGGACTGGCTCCCCCTCATGTGTTCGGCCTAGAGAAGAGCCAGCTCCTGAAGGAGGCCTTGGAGAAGGCCGGCCCAGTCCCCAGGAGCAGAGATGATGTGAAGAGACTCCTGAAGCTGCACAAGGACCG TTTCAGAAGTGACTTGCAGTGGATCCTCTTCTGTGCCGACCTGCCCTCCCTCATCCAGGAAGGCCCTCA GTGTGGGCTGGTGGCCTTGTGGATGGCAGGCACGCTCCTGGCACCACCCAGCGGCGTCCCCCTGGAGAGACTGGTGCAGATGGCCATGGAGAGAGGCTACACAGCCCAGGGAGAGATGTTCTCTG TGGCCGACATGGGCAAGCTGGCCCGGGAGGCACTGGGCTGCCAGGCTGAGCAGCTCTGCGGTGGCCTGGGCGGTCCCAACAGAACCCGTGTCCTGCAGCACCTTGTCTCCGGACATCCCCTGCTCATCCC CTACGACGAGGACTTCAACCACGAGCCGTGTCAGAGGAAGGGTTACAAGGCCCACTGGGCCGTGAGCACAG GGGTCCTGCTGGGTGTGCAGGCTGTGCCAAGCCTCGGCTACTCCGAGGACCCCGAGCTGCCAGGTCTGTACCACCCAGTGCCCAGTAcgccccgccagccaccagccctgCCAGAAGAAGGTTCCCCAGGAGCCGTCTACCTTCTGTCCAAGCAGGGCAAGAGTTGGCATTACCAGCTGTGGGACTACAACCAGGTCCGGGACAGCAACCTACAGCTGACAGATTTCTCACCCTCACGGGCCACCGACGGCCGGGCGTACGTGGTGCCTGCTGGCGGAGTGCGGGCCGGCCTCTGTGGCCAGGCCCTGCTCCTCAGGCCACGGGACTCCAGCCACTAG